One Drechmeria coniospora strain ARSEF 6962 chromosome 01, whole genome shotgun sequence genomic region harbors:
- a CDS encoding ankyrin repeat-containing protein, translated as MTAEQIIDGTIDAPPAPSSAAFSWLKPHPIFVIILVGPEETPFGIQKDFLCHRSTFYRRYFADGGADESVEHVVRLPDFTGEVFGLAQHYLYTGRLLADDKTVPSYEALVGLWNLGHKLAVEGLCDKTLELMKECRRLTERIPAPPLLVQVWRDTPQGSAIRLLLLSWAAEYMRLSDARAEFAKSLPQEVLSELVVAMSAFDMSPAPDADSPSDGGAGVGARKNVHYLDDEADEGAASKPKKSRRPSGVQGMPASSQDPSTGRRPARTPLPKLTKRRSSAAVVVGRTFTAAQKLEFCADLLNRMLSGPGA; from the exons ATGACGGCCGAACAGatcatcgacggcaccatcgaCGCACCGcccgcgccctcgtcggccgctttCTCTTGGCT GAAGCCCCATCCGATCTTCGTCATCATTCTGGTCGGGCCGGAGGAGACGCCCTTTGGGATCCAAAAGGACTTCCTGTGCCACCGCTCCACCTTTTACCGACGGTACTTTGCCGAcgggggcgccgacgagagcgtGGAGCACGTCGTGAGGCTCCCCGACTTCACCGGCGAAGTCTTTGGCCTGGCGCAGCACTATCTCTACACGGGCCGCCTGCTGGCGGACGAcaagacggtgccgtcgtacgaggccctcgtcggcctctgGAACCTCGGCCacaagctcgccgtcgaggggctCTGCGACAAGACGCTCGAGCTGATGAAGGAGTGCCGCCGCCTCACCGAGCGAATCCCGGCCCCGCCCCTCCTGGTGCAGGTCTGGAGGGACACGCCGCAGGGGTCGGCGATTCGACTGCTCCTGCTCTCGTGGGCTGCCGAGTACATGAGGTTGTCGGACGCGAGGGCCGAGTTTGCCAAGTCGCTGCCGCAGGAGGTCCTgagcgagctcgtcgtcgccatgagcGCCTTCGACATGTCGCCCgcccccgacgccgactcgcCCTCGGACGGCGGAGCCGGCGTGGGAGCGCGGAAAAACGTACactacctcgacgacgaggccgacgagggggcGGCGAGCAAGCCGAAGAagagccgtcggccgagcggTGTTCAGGGAatgccggcctcgtcccAGGATCCGTCGACCGGCCGCAGGCCAGCTCGCACGCCCCTTCCGAAGCTTACGAAGCGACGGTCGAGCGcggcagtcgtcgtcggccggacGTTTACGGCGGCGCAGAAACTGGAATTCTGCGCCGATCTGCTGAACAGGATGCTCTCCGGGCCCGGTGCGTAG
- a CDS encoding hypothetical protein (related to DNA repair protein rhp55) produces MDYHSIHGHDVSSFDIPTPSAHRLPTVAASQALDEWKDDTTSMMATGLEKLDKALAASSSAEPEAAESVSHGGIKRGQVTELWGPPGAGKTALAIQMAANTMCDGHGVVWVDCFQKVDKKRLAKVLEAVEASRRHDADGSSPTVDRTNHFTQYSCLTLAHLVALISRPAQTLVGRGVSLVVVSSASALLNSTLPKSQDGESRFKASRGPGPTASAKRLQGVRRVMNALQRLAATRHCAVVVLSQCATRMQADDGPTLVAAVNAAVWEQAISTRLVLFRDWAWQGRRLAGVFLVGFQKLDGKATHEAVEGVSAFKVDSLGGGGGQAGAASIEHDAAGSVARSAEAGRPKRKLGQTELEVADSQEDEGSDEDYGWADEDEAALPAPPPQWQGSEDILLGDELGRSDDEGESAGSAAPLSEAGDDG; encoded by the exons ATGGACTATCATTCCATCCATGGGCACGACGTATCGAGTTTCGATATACCAACACCGAGTGCTC ATCGACTGCCTACCGTTGCCGCCTCGCAGGCGTTGGACGAGTGGAAGGATGACACGACCTCGATGATGGCCACGGGCCTGGAGAAGCTCGACAAGGCCCtggcagcctcgtcgtcggcagagccggaggcggccgaATCGGTCAGCCATGGCGGCATCAAACGCGGCCAGGTCACCGAGCTCTGGGGGCCTCCGGGCGCAGGGAAAACCGCCTTGGC AATTCAGATGGCCGCCAACACCATGtgcgacggccacggcgtcgTCTGGGTGG ACTGCTTTCAGAAGGTGGACAAGAAGCGACTGGCCAAGGTGCTAGAAGCGGTCGAGGCCTCGCGGCGtcatgacgccgacggcagctcgccgacggtcgACAGGACCAATCATTTCACCCAATACTCGTGCCTGACCTTGGCTCACCTGGTGGCGCTGATATCACGGCCAGCCCAGACGTTGGTGGGGAGAGGAGTCTCCCTGGTGGTGGTGAGCTCCGCATCCGCCCTTCTGAACTCGACACTACCCAAGTCTCAAGACGGCGAATCGAGGTTCAAGGCTAGCAGAG GTCCgggcccgacggcgtcagcCAAGCGACTGCAGGGCGTGCGGAGGGTGATGAATGCGCTCCAGAGAttggcggcgacgcgacACTGCGCCGTCGTGGTTCTGTCGCAGTGCGCGACCAGGatgcaggccgacgacggccccaCGCTGGTCGCGGCCGTCAACGCGGCCGTCTGGGAGCAGGCCATCTCGACCCGGCTCGTGCTCTTCAGGGACTGGGCTTGGCAGGGCCGCAGgctcgccggcgtcttccTGGTGGGTTTCCagaagctcgacggcaaggcgaCGCATGAAGCGGTCGAGGGCGTCTCCGCCTTCAAGGTTGATTCC ctcggcggcggcggcggccaggcgGGCGCGGCTAGCATCGAGCACGATGCAGCCGGCAGCGTCGCGAgatcggccgaggcgggacGGCCCAAGAGGAAGCTGGGGCAGACGGAGCTCGAGGTGGCGGACAGCCAAGAGGATGAGGGCTCGGACGAGGACTACGGCtgggcggacgaggacgaggcggcgctgCCCGCCCCGCCGCCTCAGTGGCAGGGAAGCGAGGACATCCTGCTTGGCGACGAGCTTGGCcggagcgacgacgagggcgagagcgCCGGCAGCGCCGCTCCCTTGTCGGAGGCTGGGGACGACGGTTAA
- a CDS encoding CRR1 protein: MASAAVTSIKPNGPLPSAQSSESTGELPRPYKCPLCDKAFHRLEHQTRHIRTHTGEKPHACQFPGCSKKFSRSDELTRHSRIHNNPNARRGQKGHNHHQQLHHHHHHHQGLPPHMHAEGIMAPPPAPKTIRSAPTSALVSPNVSPPHSYASFAHHHHAHSSMHGYNRGGDISMLAKAATQVERETLAAPANHHHHGSRHHPYFPHALPTPRIHLGGLSSYHMSRSHSGDDHGDDHYSGALRHVKRSRPNSPNSTAPSSPTFSHDSLSPTPDHTPIATPAHSPRLRPFSGYELPTLRNLSLHHNTTPALAPMEPHLDAPPFPPTLGGGGNVSRGAGLSLTDIISRPDGSQRKLPVPQVPKVAVQDLLSDNGFGNSGRSSATGSLAGGDLVDRV, from the coding sequence atggccagcgccgccgtcacctcgATCAAGCCCAACGGGCCCCTCCCCAGCGCCCAGTCGTCGGAGAGCACGGGCGAGCTGCCGCGACCCTACAAGTGCCCCCTCTGCGACAAGGCCTTCCACCGGCTCGAGCACCAGACGAGGCACATCCGCACGCACACGGGCGAGAAGCCGCACGCCTGCCAGTTCCCCGGCTGCAGCAAAAAGTTCTCCCGCTCCGACGAGCTGACGCGGCACTCGCGCATCCACAACAACCCCAACGCGAGACGCGGCCAGAAGGGGCAcaaccaccaccagcagcttcaccaccaccaccaccaccaccagggCCTGCctccgcacatgcacgccGAGGGCAtcatggcgccgccgccggcccccAAGACGATCCGCTCGGCGCCCACGTCGGCCTTGGTCTCGCCCaacgtctcgccgccgcactCGTACGCGTCCTTtgcccaccaccaccacgcGCACTCGAGCATGCACGGGTACaaccgcggcggcgacattTCCATGCTCGCCAAGGCGGCCACGCAGGTCGAGCGCGAGACGCTCGCGGCCCCGGccaaccaccaccaccacggcTCGAGGCACCACCCCTACTTCCCCCACGccctgccgacgccgaggatccACCTGGGCGGCCTCTCGTCGTACCACATGTCCCGATCCCACTCGGGCGACgaccacggcgacgaccacTACAGCGGCGCCCTGCGACACGTGAagcggtcgaggccgaacTCGCCCAACTCGACGgccccctcgtcgcccacctTCTCGCACGACTCGCTATCGCCCACGCCCGACCACACGCCCATCGCGACGCCGGCGCACTCGCCGAGGCTGCGGCCCTTTTCGGGCTACGAGCTGCCGACGCTGCGAAACCTGTCGCTGCACCACAacacgacgccggcgctggcCCCCATGGAGCCCCATCTGGACGCCCCCCCCTTCCCGCCGACGCTCGGAGGGGGAGGCAACGTGTcccgcggcgccggcctgtCCCTGACGGACATCATCAGCCGCCCGGACGGCAGCCAGCGCAAGCTGCCGGTGCCGCAGGTGCCCAAGGTGGCGGTGCAGGATCTGCTCTCGGACAACGGATTCGGCAACAGCGGcaggagctcggcgacgggcagcCTCGCGGGGGGGGATCTCGTGGACCGCGTCTAG